A section of the Brachyhypopomus gauderio isolate BG-103 chromosome 13, BGAUD_0.2, whole genome shotgun sequence genome encodes:
- the LOC143473921 gene encoding RNA-binding Raly-like protein isoform X3, with the protein MTMYKGKRRNHRYINMAGEPKPYRPKAGSKRPLSAVYTGYEFDYDYYRDDFYNRLFDYHGRVAPPPRAVIPLKRSRVVMPSTRRGKTSFSIKTSTSSSSRPPSSSSSSLSSGLKLKTDQLQTIKRELTQIKLKIDSLLCRLEKIEKQQRVDSEAQRKYEDNCDSLHEESVSETADNSAEDVGEGPLDAEAGEMTDGGEDDYDEEGSTDLIENHVSDIDN; encoded by the exons ATATTAACATGGCAGGCGAGCCCAAACCATACAGGCCAAAAGCTGGCTCCAAACGACCCCTGTCTGCTGTCTACAC TGGTTATGAATTTGACTACGACTACTATCGTGATGATTTCTATAATCG GCTCTTTGACTATCACGGACGGGTGGCCCCGCCTCCAAGGGCCGTCATCCCACTGAAGCGCTCACGGGTCGTGATGCCATCCACACGGAGAGGGAAGACCTCCTTCTCCATCAAAACGTCCACCTCTTCGTCCTCCCGgccaccctcctcctcttcctcctccctctcctctgggCTCAAAC TCAAGACGGATCAGCTCCAGACGATCAAGCGTGAGCTCACTCAGATCAAGCTGAAGATCGACTCTCTCCTGTGCCGTCTGGAGAAAATAGAGAAACAGCAGAGGGTGGACTCTG aGGCTCAGAGGAAGTATGAGGACAACTGTGACTCACTGCATGAGGAATCCGTGTCGGAGACGGCAGATAACTCTGCCGAggatgtgggggaggggccgtTGGATGCAGAGGCTGGAGAGATGACCGACGGCGGTGAGGATGACTATGACGAAGAGGGCAGCACCGATCTG ATAGAGAACCATGTGTCTGACATCGACAACTGA